One Hevea brasiliensis isolate MT/VB/25A 57/8 chromosome 5, ASM3005281v1, whole genome shotgun sequence genomic region harbors:
- the LOC110669127 gene encoding calmodulin-binding protein 25-like: protein MASSENLASFEPFLFRPTFTDSWIAEAYARDTDALTKALQKTFSNDINSTSSFSISETLSPDFLVNLVSGSQTPPPATPTASNFSGSDPETAAPKRQRNGIGILGAPFKVSKRKSRATKRSQTTFITADPASFRQMVQQVTGVRFGNAQMPAIPVLKPEPQRPGNRLNGAGGCLPTLDTSAFMLDHHHEEQQQTIVGSGSGSGSGSVSAPVNGSGTVSFPQPVVSDGGPHAALDFDTYSSFPTLESCLSWN, encoded by the coding sequence ATGGCATCATCGGAGAATTTGGCCAGTTTTGAACCATTTCTCTTTAGACCCACCTTTACTGACTCATGGATTGCTGAAGCTTATGCTCGCGACACCGATGCTCTAACCAAAGCTCTCCAGAAAACCTTTTCCAATGATATTAACTCTACTTCTTCCTTCTCCATTTCTGAAACGCTCTCTCCCGATTTCTTAGTCAACCTCGTTTCGGGCTCCCAAACCCCACCGCCGGCTACTCCCACCGCCTCTAACTTTTCGGGTTCTGACCCTGAAACTGCAGCTCCCAAGCGCCAGCGAAACGGGATCGGGATCCTAGGTGCTCCTTTCAAAGTTTCGAAACGGAAGTCTCGTGCAACTAAGCGCTCTCAGACCACGTTCATAACAGCTGATCCGGCCAGCTTCAGGCAGATGGTGCAACAGGTTACCGGCGTTAGATTTGGTAACGCTCAGATGCCTGCCATACCAGTGCTGAAGCCGGAGCCACAGAGACCTGGTAACCGGTTGAATGGCGCTGGAGGGTGCTTGCCGACCTTAGATACGTCGGCGTTTATGCTGGATCATCATCATGAAGAGCAACAGCAAACGATTGTGGGCTCGGGCTCTGGCTCTGGCTCTGGCTCGGTCTCTGCACCCGTTAATGGGTCCGGGACAGTTTCTTTTCCACAACCCGTGGTATCTGATGGCGGGCCTCATGCTGCGCTAGACTTTGACACTTATTCGAGCTTTCCTACTCTAGAGTCGTGCCTGTCCTGGAATTAG